TTCGCGAACCCCGGCGACGGCGTGCTCATGCAGCTGCCCGTCTACCCGCCCATCTTGCGGCTGCCCGACAACGTGGGGATGTCGAGGGACGGCGCCGACCTCACGCGCGGCGCCGACGGGCGCTACATCGTCGACTTCGACACCTTCGAGCAGGCTATTACGCCGCGCACGCGCATGTTCCTCCTCTGCAACCCCCACAACCCGGTCGGCCACGTGTTCACACGCGAAGAGCTGTCGCGGATGGCGGAGGTCTGTCTCCGGCGCGGCCTCGTCATCTGCGCCGACGAGATCCACGGCGATCTTGTCTACAGCGGCCACGGCCATGTGCCGATCGCGTCACTCGATCCCGACATCGAGGCGCGCACCATCACGCTCATGGCGCCGAGCAAGACCTACAACCTGGCAGGTCTCAGGTGCGCGCTGGCCGTGATCCCGAACCAGACGCTGAGGGAGAAGTTCGTGGCGTCGCGGCTGGACATGGTCCAGACGCCGAACATCCTCGGCTACACGGCAATGCTCGCGGCGTACCGGGACGGGCAGCCCTGGCTGGACGAGCTTCTGCGCTACCTCGAAGCCAATCGGGACTTCCTCGTGAAGCACGTCCGGACCAACTTCCCGGGGATCGAGGTGGGCGTGCCCGAGGCCACGTATCTCGCGTGGCTGGACTGCCGCCAAGCGCGCATCCCGAACAACGACCCGTTCACATTCTTCCTCGAGACAGGCCGGGTGGCCTTCAATGACGGGGCGACATTCGGGCGCGGGGGGCAGGGATTCGTGCGTCTCAACTTCGGCTGCCCGCGCCAGCTGCTCATCCAGGGGCTCGAGCGCATCGGCCGGGCCCTCGGCCGCCTCCCGCACGGCGGGCCGTAGTCCGCGGTCAACAGAGCGCTAGGGGGCCCGGTGCTCCCTCAGGAAGGCCCCGACGGCGGCGTTGTACTCATCGGGGACGATGCTGGGGGCCAGGTGGCCTCCCGTGCCGAGCACGAGGAGCTTGGCGCCGGGGATCTTGCCTGCCAGCTCGTCGGAATAGAAGCGCGGGGTCAGCATGTCGTCGGCCGCCACCACCACCATGGTCGGAGCGCCGATCTCGCCCAGGCGATCCCGGCGGTCGAAGCGCACGATGGCGTCGATGCGGCTCGCCATCACCTCAACGGGCGCCTGCGCGGCGGCCTGCCGGCGGTGCTGCTCGGCAAGCTGGGCGTCGTTGGCGCTGACCCACCAGCCCGGCGCCACGAAGAGCGCCGAGGCGCGCAGATAGCTTTCCACGCCGCACTCGAGCAGCACCTGCTTGCGCGCCTCGAAGCAGCGGCGGAAGAACGGATCGTGCCCCGCCCACGTGGCGGAGAGCACCAGGCTCAGGATCCGGTCAGGGTGGTCCTGCGCCAGGACCTGTCCCATGGCGCCGCCCGTCGAATGCCCCACGTAGTGCGCGGCGTCGATGCCGAGCCGGTCCATGAGGCGCAGGACGTCGCCCGCCATCTGCTCGACGGAGTACTCGATCCGCGAGTGCGTGCTCTGCCCGGCGCCGCGGTGGTCGTGGGTGATGACGCGGAAGTCCCGCGCGAAGTCGGCAACCTGGGGCGCCCAGAAGGACCCGAGCCCCGACAGCCCCAGCACGAGGAGCAGCGGCGGGCCGCTCCCCTGCTCGTCGTAGTGGATCTCGGCGTCGCCGATCGAGACGCGCGGCACTAGCGCACCGTGTCGTTCATGCCACCGTGTCGTTCATACCAAGGCCGCGCTCGATCGCCACCACGTCCGTCGGCCGCTCGAAGGGCGCGGGGGGCGCCTGGCCCGCCGCGCGCGGCCGCCCGATCGCCTCGAAGAACTTCTCGAGCCCGGGCGGGGTCACGACCCAGAGCATCACGAGGTCCTCTGCCCCCTCGTTGATGATCTCGTGCTTGACGTCGTAGCCGAGGAAGCACGCAGTGCCGGGCACGAGCGCGTGCGTGGCGCCGTCCACGACCACGCTGCCGCGCCCGCGGAAGCAGATCTGCAGCTCCACCTGCTCGCCGTGCGAGTGCTCCCGGATGCGCCCGCCGGGCGCGATGCTCTGAAAGCCCAAGGAGAGACCGTCGAAACCGGTGCTGCCGGGGAAGAGCACGGGATCGGCGTGACCGTTGGCGGGGACGGGCTGCCAGTACGACGGGCCCTGGCCCGGCTGGACAACGACGGCACGGCCTCGAATCGAGTCGGGTGAGGTCATGAGCCCCCCAAGCCTACACAAGATCTCCCGGCTGCGGTAGCGGAGTTCGCGCTACGCTCGGCCAGTCCTTCCGTCCCGTCGCTAATCGGCCCGGCTACAGGGAGACGTGAGCATGCGGTGGAGCGCGACCGTGCTGGTCCTTGCCCTAGCGACTGGCCTCGTCCCGGCGGCGGCGCCCGCGGCTGAGTGCGCGGCGCCCAAGGCCGTCGTGACCACCGCGGTCGGCATGAAGTTCTGCGCGGATCCCGCCTTCGACGCCGCCATCGCGACCCTGGTCCAGCGCGCCCGCCAGGACGCCCGCGCGCAGCGGCGGGCCGGCAAGCTCATCGTCTACGCGAGCACGCCGATCAGCCCGCGAGGCGGCGGGCATGTCGAGACCAACCTGGAGATCGCCGCGTCGGTCAAGAGCAGGCTCGAGAAGGAGTACGGCGGCGCGGTGTGGGTGCTGGACCCTGGCCGGTACCAGATGCCCGACGTCGGCGGCAAAACTCCGGGCGGCGCGGACTACATGGTGGTGTGGACGGCCGTGCTCGCTGGGGAGGACGGTATGGGCCGCGACTTCGACATGGTCCACTTCACCGGCCCGAACGACATGCGCGCATTCTTTGGCTGCCTGCGCGAGGACGTCACCGGGTGCATCGACCGCTGGCTCACCGCCCGCGCGGGCGGTGACGGAAAGCTGCGCGCGGGCATCGCCGCGGACTCCGCGCGCCGACAGGCCTTCCTCCGCTACTACGCGCTCAGGGCCTCGAGCGCGTATTCGAGCGGCGCCCACGACGAGTGGAACATCTTCGTCAGGATCAACCGCAGACGCCCGCTGGGCGAGCAGGTCGCCGTGTTCTTCAACGGGCGCCCCGCCTCGCCGCCGGAGATGGAAACGGAGGTCTCACCCGGTTACGAGCACCGCTGATCTCCGCGGCCCGCCAGTCCTCAACGCGCAGCGCCCATCGCACGTGGTCGGCCCAGCGGCCGGCGATCTTCAGATACCCGGGCGAGTATCCCTCGCGGCGAAAGCCCGCGCGCTTGACCAGGGCAATCGAGGCGCGGTTCTCAGGCAGGATGTTGGCCTCGAGGCGGTGCAGCCGGAGGGTCCGGAACGCGTGAGCGAGCGCGAGCTGGAGCGCTTCGGTCATATAGCCCTGCCGCGCGTAGGGGGCACCGATCCAGTAGCCGAGAAACGCGCTCTGCGAGGGGCCGCGCACGATCTCGTTGAGGTTGACGGCGCCCAGCAGCGCCCCGTCCGTCGTGCGGCAGATCAGGAGCTTCTCGTGACGACCGCCGCGGCTGCTCCTGAGCCACGCGGCGAACTGCTCCGCCGCCGTGCGTCCCCGCGGGGGAACCGGCTCCCAGCGCAGCAGGAAGGCGGCGCTCCGGTGCCGCAGAGCGAGGTACGCCTCCCGATCGCGGCCGGTCGGCCTCCTCAGAAAGACGCGGTCACCCACGGCCGCGCCGCGTTCATCGGGACGCCCCGAGCGCGGTCTCGACACCATCGGCCCCCTTCCCGGAACACGTGATGGCGCACACGATCGAGGGCCAGGCTGGATGCGGGAAAGCATGGAGCCGGGGGCGGGAGTTGAACCCGCGACCTACTGATTACGAATCAGTTGCTCTGCCACTGAGCTACCCCGGCGTGCCCTGGTAACATCTTCGGGCGGCACAGGCGAGTATAGCAAAACCCTACTCGCGCACCAGCGCCTCGATCTCGTCGAGGTGCCCGCCGAAGCCGAGAAACACGCGCTCGTCGATCACGATCGCGGGGACCGCGAGCCGACCCGCCAGGCGGAATACCTCGGCACTGGCGTCCGGGTCGCGCCCGACATCGCGCACGTCCACGGCCGCGCCGCGCGACTGGAAGAACGCCAGCGCGGCTTCGCCGTCGGCATTGCCCTCCATGGTGAACAGCAGCACCTTTTTCACGGCGCCCCAACGATACCACCGCGCGCCCGCGTGCGGGTGGGCCGCGCTTGACCAGCCACAGCGGCTCTGCTAGCATCCGCCGCTGCGTATGGCCATGGCATTCCCTCTCTCATGACTCGCGCGGATCTCATCGCGTCGATGGCGGCCGAGAGCGGCTGGACCAAGGCCGCCTCGGACCGGGCGCTGCGCGCGCTTCTCGCGTCGATCCGCACCTCGCTCAAGCGCGGGCAGCCCGTGACCCTGGTGGGCTTCGGCACGTTCTCCGTCGGCCGTCGCAAGGCGCGCAAGGGCAAGAACCCGCGCACGGGCAAGCCCATGAACGTGGCGGGCGGACACACACCCAGGTTCAAGCCCTCTCCCGAGCTCAAGCGGGCTATCCGCTAGGCTTTTTGCTTGGCCGGATCCCCCGGCTCCCGTACAATTACACTCAGTGCGCCTCCTCGTCGTGATTTCCTCTGCGGCCCTGCTCACCGCAGCCCCGGCCTGGGCCCAGGGTGACCGGCCTATGCACCTGAGCGCGGAGTCCGCCCTCCTGCTCGCTCCCGACGGTACGGTGCTCTTCGCCAAGAACGCATCAGAAGACCATGCGCCGGCGAGCCTGGTGAAGCTCATGACGCTCTACCTCGCCTGCGAGGATCTCGAGGCGGGGCGCGCGAAGTGGGACGAGCCCGTGACCATCAGCCGGCGCGCCGCCGAGACCCCGCGCTATCGCATGGGACTCCGCGCCGGCGAGGATGTGCCCTTCCGCACGCTGCTCGAAGGCGTGGCCATCGGTTCGGCCAATGACGCCGCGACGGCGGTGGCCGAGCACCTCGGCGTCACCGAGGAGGCCTTTGTCGAGCGCATGAACGCCAAGGCGGCCGAACTGGGCCTCGCCTCCACGCATTTCGCCAACGCGCACGGCCTGCCCGACCCCGGCCAGCGCAGCACGGCGCAGGACATGGCGCGGCTGATCGGCCACGTCGTCCAGGACTACCCGGCTTCGCGACCGCTCCTGGGCGGCGCCAGCTTCGTCTACCGCGGCCGGGTCCACAGCCGGCGCATCCCTCTCTTTCAGGAACCGGGCGGCGTGCAGGCGCTCAAGACGGGCTTCACGCGCGAGGCGGGCTACAACCTCGCCATCGCGGCGTGGCGGGCGGGCCAGCGTTTTCTCCTGATCGTGCTGGGCTCGCAAACGCGCAGCCTGTCCTTTCGCGACGCCCAGCAGCTCCTGCGCTACGGCTTCGCCGAGACCGGCATCGAATCCGCCGAGGAGCCGCGTCGGCCCGCGCCGCCGACGCCGACGCGTCGGCCGACGGACCGACGGCGGCACGCCGCCGTGGCGGTCGGCCACCCCGTCCCGTCCCCAGACTACTAGCCCGCGGGCTGTGGCAAGGAGATCCCCCGTGGCCAGACCCAAGGCCTTCGTTTTCGACGCCTACGGCACGCTCTTCGACGTCCACTCGGTGGTCGAGGCCGGGCGCGGCGTGACCGGCGATCCGCAAGCGCTCTCGACGCTCTGGCGACAGAAGCAGCTCGAGTACACGTGGCTCCGGGCGCTCATGGGGCGCTACGAGGACTTCTGGGCTGTGACAGAAGCCGCGCTGCGCTGGGCGCTCGGGCGCCTCGGCATACGGGCCGGCGAGACTGAGATCGCCCGGCTGATGGAGGCGTATCTCTCGCTTGCGACCTTCCCCGAGGTCCCGGACGCGCTGGCCGCGATGGCGGGCACGCCCCTCGGCATTCTCTCGAACGGGTCGCCCAAGATGCTGGCCGCGGCGGTTCGCTCGAGCGGCCTCGAAGGCCGGCTCGCCCACGTCCTGTCGGTTGACGCCGTCAGGACCTACAAGCCGTCGCCGGCCGTCTACGAGCTGGGGACGCGGGCGTTCGGGCTTCCGGCGGCGGACATCCTCTTCGTGTCGTCCAACGGCTGGGACGTCGCGGGCGCCAAGGCCTTCGGCTACCGCGTCTGCTGGTGCAACCGCCTGGGGGCGCCGCGGGAGAACCTCGGCGTCACGCCCGATCTCGAGGTGCCGCGCCTCGACGAGATCCTGCCGGCGCTAGCCTAGCTCGCAGGCTGCTCAAAAGGGTCCAGATGCGAGGCGGCGCCCGAGGGCCGCACGCGAGGCGTAGTCGCTCTACGTTGAGCGTGCGGCCGAGGGCGCCAACGAAGCAGATGGGCCCTTTTCAGCAGCCTGCTAGGCGAGAAACTCGTTCGGCTTGTCGAAGACGCCGAGGACGATGCAACCGTCGGGGCTCCACGCGTCGTGGACCGAGCCGGCCCGCCGCCACACGTAGTTGCCGGCCGTGCAGGCGCCGTCTTCGTCTACGAGCGTGCCCTCGAGGACAAAGCTCTGTTCGATGCCGACGTGGCGGTGGCTGGGCAGCCGCGCGCCGGGCTCCATCCTGGTCAGGCTCGTCATCCGCCCAGAGGGGTCCTCGTAGAGCTTCTTCGTGTACACGCCCGGAAAGCGCGTTGGCTCCCACTCGATCTTTGAGACGTCCATGTAGGTGGACCGCGGGGTCTCTTTGAGGATCATCTCAGCGTCCCTCCCGGCGCGGGCACACGAGCCGCCGGCGCCGCCGCGTAGGGTTCATCGCTCGGGCCACGGGCCGGCCTTCGCATTCGGTTATCCGCAAGGGGTGGCCCGCACCGGAGCCAGTGTGGTCGGGGGCGGAGGGTAAGTCAAGAAGACCGGAGCGTCCTGGAGGCGCCGGGCAGGCTCAGGACGATCCGGCCGAGTCGCAGCGGGTCTACTTCTTGGCGAGTTTCCTCCGCTTCACGTACGCCCAGATCTTCTTCGTCATCTCGGAGGGGCCGATAGGCGCCCCGCCCATTACCGACTCCATGCTGTCCGTGCATCCCTTGAAGTTGATCGAGTAGCCGCCAAACGGCTTTTTCTTCACCATGCGCTCTGTCCTCCCTCGAGTGGGTTTGGGATTCGCCGCCCGGCGCCTCCCGAATAGGGCTGAGGGTATTATCGCCAAGCTACGAGGGAGCGCAAGTGAAAAATACAACCCCTAGGGGGGGCCCTACGAGGGGATGACTACCGGGTGGGGGTATACCCCCGGGGGGTGTCCTGGACGGCTACCGCCGCCCCGAGAAGGTTGGCATCACATCTCTGGCGAACCAGGCGAGCTGTTCCTTGAATTCCTTGGGCGGCATGCCTTCGGCCCAGTGGATCATCATGTGCTCGAGCCCGGGATATCGCGCCTCGAACTCGCGAATCTGCTCGATCACGAGCGCGGGCGGCCCGCAGAGCCAGGCCTTCTGCGCCACGCCCTCGCGAATACTCGGCACGCGCGCGGGCGCGCCCGGCACGCCCCACGAGCGGCCCTCCTCGTCCGCGTAGCGCACGAAGCCGAAGGGCGCGAACCACTTGTAACGCTCGTCGTGATAGGGCTCGACGCGCGCGACCGCCGCCTCAACCGTCTCGGCCAGGTAGAGGCCCACGCCCCAGCAGATGTCCTGACCGAGCGCCAGCTTCCGGCCGGCCTTGGCCGCTTCGGACTGGTAGGCGCGCACGACCTGGTCGAAGATGCGCTCGCCGTTGAGCGTGACCATGCCCTTGATGCCGCGCTGGGCGATGTAGGGCAGCGTCTTGCCGCTGGCGATCGGCTGCCAGATCTCGACCGGCAAGTGGATGGGGCGCGGCACGACGGTGATGTCGGTCAGCTGGTAACCGCGATACTCCACGGGCGCGGGGATCGTGTAGTGCTTGCCCTTGAATGCCCAGGACTCCTCGTTGAAGCATTTGAGGAGCACCTCCATCTGCTCCTCGAAAAGCTCCTGGTTCGCCTTGTTGTCGAGCATGGGCGCGCCGAAGGTCTCGACCTCGCGCGTGTGGTAACCGCGGCCAACGCCCATGATCACGCGCCCGCCCGTCATGATGTCGGCCTGGGCGTAGTCCTCCGCGAGCCGGATCGGGTGCCACATCGGCAGCACGTTGAAGGCGCAGCCGAACTTGAGCCGCCGGGTCTGCGTGGCGAGCCAGGTGCCGAGCAGGATCAGGTTCGGGAAGACCTCGTAACCCTCGCGCTGGAAGTGGTGCTCGGCCGTCCAGAGCGCGTAGTAGCCCAGCTCGTCCATGTGCTGGGCGACTTCCTTCGCCGTCTGGAAGGCCTCGGCCAGCCGCTCGTTGGAATAGCGGCGCTCGTTGGCCGGCGTACCGTGCAGCCCGACGTTGTCGAGCTCGATCTGGCCGACATACAGGACCGAGAACTTCGTGATCATTTCGCCCTCCAGCCCCCGTCCACGACGAGGCTGTGGCCGGTGATGTATCCCGCCTCGTCCGACGCCAAGTATCGCACCGCCGAGGCGATCTCCTCGACGGTGCCGCGGCGCCCCGTCGGCACCACCGCGCGAACCTGCTCGTCGTTCACCGCGATGCCGCGACCGCTCATGTCCGGGATGTCGGGGCCGAGGATCTGCTGGGAGTGCTGGCGCAGGTTGGTCAGGATAGGCCCCGGGCACACCGCGTTGATGGTGATGCCGCGGGACGAGTACGTGACGGCCATCTGGCGGGTGAGACCCACCACGCCGTGCTTGGCGGCGACGTAGGCCGCGCCGCCGCCGGTGCCGTTGAGGCCCGCGACCGAGGCCATGTTGA
The window above is part of the Candidatus Methylomirabilota bacterium genome. Proteins encoded here:
- a CDS encoding aminotransferase class I/II-fold pyridoxal phosphate-dependent enzyme produces the protein FANPGDGVLMQLPVYPPILRLPDNVGMSRDGADLTRGADGRYIVDFDTFEQAITPRTRMFLLCNPHNPVGHVFTREELSRMAEVCLRRGLVICADEIHGDLVYSGHGHVPIASLDPDIEARTITLMAPSKTYNLAGLRCALAVIPNQTLREKFVASRLDMVQTPNILGYTAMLAAYRDGQPWLDELLRYLEANRDFLVKHVRTNFPGIEVGVPEATYLAWLDCRQARIPNNDPFTFFLETGRVAFNDGATFGRGGQGFVRLNFGCPRQLLIQGLERIGRALGRLPHGGP
- a CDS encoding alpha/beta fold hydrolase — its product is MPRVSIGDAEIHYDEQGSGPPLLLVLGLSGLGSFWAPQVADFARDFRVITHDHRGAGQSTHSRIEYSVEQMAGDVLRLMDRLGIDAAHYVGHSTGGAMGQVLAQDHPDRILSLVLSATWAGHDPFFRRCFEARKQVLLECGVESYLRASALFVAPGWWVSANDAQLAEQHRRQAAAQAPVEVMASRIDAIVRFDRRDRLGEIGAPTMVVVAADDMLTPRFYSDELAGKIPGAKLLVLGTGGHLAPSIVPDEYNAAVGAFLREHRAP
- a CDS encoding cupin domain-containing protein, with amino-acid sequence MTSPDSIRGRAVVVQPGQGPSYWQPVPANGHADPVLFPGSTGFDGLSLGFQSIAPGGRIREHSHGEQVELQICFRGRGSVVVDGATHALVPGTACFLGYDVKHEIINEGAEDLVMLWVVTPPGLEKFFEAIGRPRAAGQAPPAPFERPTDVVAIERGLGMNDTVA
- a CDS encoding GNAT family protein, producing the protein MGDRVFLRRPTGRDREAYLALRHRSAAFLLRWEPVPPRGRTAAEQFAAWLRSSRGGRHEKLLICRTTDGALLGAVNLNEIVRGPSQSAFLGYWIGAPYARQGYMTEALQLALAHAFRTLRLHRLEANILPENRASIALVKRAGFRREGYSPGYLKIAGRWADHVRWALRVEDWRAAEISGARNRVRPPFPSPAARRGAR
- a CDS encoding glutaredoxin family protein, producing MKKVLLFTMEGNADGEAALAFFQSRGAAVDVRDVGRDPDASAEVFRLAGRLAVPAIVIDERVFLGFGGHLDEIEALVRE
- a CDS encoding HU family DNA-binding protein, with product MTRADLIASMAAESGWTKAASDRALRALLASIRTSLKRGQPVTLVGFGTFSVGRRKARKGKNPRTGKPMNVAGGHTPRFKPSPELKRAIR
- a CDS encoding D-alanyl-D-alanine carboxypeptidase family protein; its protein translation is MHLSAESALLLAPDGTVLFAKNASEDHAPASLVKLMTLYLACEDLEAGRAKWDEPVTISRRAAETPRYRMGLRAGEDVPFRTLLEGVAIGSANDAATAVAEHLGVTEEAFVERMNAKAAELGLASTHFANAHGLPDPGQRSTAQDMARLIGHVVQDYPASRPLLGGASFVYRGRVHSRRIPLFQEPGGVQALKTGFTREAGYNLAIAAWRAGQRFLLIVLGSQTRSLSFRDAQQLLRYGFAETGIESAEEPRRPAPPTPTRRPTDRRRHAAVAVGHPVPSPDY
- a CDS encoding haloacid dehalogenase type II; this encodes MARPKAFVFDAYGTLFDVHSVVEAGRGVTGDPQALSTLWRQKQLEYTWLRALMGRYEDFWAVTEAALRWALGRLGIRAGETEIARLMEAYLSLATFPEVPDALAAMAGTPLGILSNGSPKMLAAAVRSSGLEGRLAHVLSVDAVRTYKPSPAVYELGTRAFGLPAADILFVSSNGWDVAGAKAFGYRVCWCNRLGAPRENLGVTPDLEVPRLDEILPALA
- a CDS encoding cupin domain-containing protein, coding for MILKETPRSTYMDVSKIEWEPTRFPGVYTKKLYEDPSGRMTSLTRMEPGARLPSHRHVGIEQSFVLEGTLVDEDGACTAGNYVWRRAGSVHDAWSPDGCIVLGVFDKPNEFLA
- a CDS encoding LLM class flavin-dependent oxidoreductase, whose protein sequence is MITKFSVLYVGQIELDNVGLHGTPANERRYSNERLAEAFQTAKEVAQHMDELGYYALWTAEHHFQREGYEVFPNLILLGTWLATQTRRLKFGCAFNVLPMWHPIRLAEDYAQADIMTGGRVIMGVGRGYHTREVETFGAPMLDNKANQELFEEQMEVLLKCFNEESWAFKGKHYTIPAPVEYRGYQLTDITVVPRPIHLPVEIWQPIASGKTLPYIAQRGIKGMVTLNGERIFDQVVRAYQSEAAKAGRKLALGQDICWGVGLYLAETVEAAVARVEPYHDERYKWFAPFGFVRYADEEGRSWGVPGAPARVPSIREGVAQKAWLCGPPALVIEQIREFEARYPGLEHMMIHWAEGMPPKEFKEQLAWFARDVMPTFSGRR